The Hyphomicrobium sp. MC1 genome window below encodes:
- a CDS encoding 4-hydroxyphenylacetate 3-hydroxylase family protein, translating to MSIEIAARSASGEMSETASCSPSLRTGADYLRSLDDGRAVYVDGEKVKDVTKHPAFAEAAKSCARLYDIAADPAMRDRMTYTSPSSGKPVLRAFQIPRSHEDLRLKRLASETWSEATFGMIGRTPDHVAGFFCGYAAVPEVFAAGGQQYADNVVRFYEHIRENHLWTTYAIVPPQIDRSKPAHKQSDPTLYAGVVKETDGGIVVSGAQQLATAGVFSDYLYLSCIHPLQPGDENYAIGVAIPMNAPGLKLYPRRPFAMQAGNSFDYPLTSRFDESDCFVVLDNVTVPWEDVFIYRNPAVCRDQWWKTPSHSYGNLQAQARYATKLRFMMGLAKRMNEMTGNDAVPPVQVQMGELAALVQIVETALEAQETSATIDANGVVWPSKPALYSVMALQSEINPRMIDIVRELTGAAMISLPSSVKDIESAVTGPDVERYMQSGVSNAKERIALMRLAWDFIGSEFGNRHQQYEKFYGGASFLVKQNMYRSYDFARAASLVDKALALPE from the coding sequence ATGTCCATCGAAATCGCAGCGCGATCGGCGAGCGGCGAAATGTCGGAAACAGCCAGCTGCTCGCCTTCGTTGCGGACCGGTGCCGACTACCTTCGGTCTCTGGACGACGGACGGGCGGTCTACGTCGACGGAGAGAAAGTCAAGGATGTTACGAAGCATCCGGCTTTTGCGGAAGCTGCCAAGTCGTGTGCCCGCCTTTACGACATTGCCGCCGATCCGGCGATGCGCGACCGCATGACATATACTTCGCCTTCGTCGGGAAAACCTGTGTTGCGGGCATTTCAAATTCCGAGATCGCATGAAGATCTGCGTTTGAAGCGACTAGCTTCCGAGACATGGTCTGAAGCGACATTCGGAATGATCGGAAGAACGCCTGACCATGTTGCTGGTTTCTTCTGCGGTTATGCTGCGGTACCTGAGGTGTTCGCGGCAGGTGGGCAGCAATATGCAGACAATGTCGTTCGATTTTACGAGCATATTCGCGAGAACCATCTTTGGACTACCTACGCAATCGTGCCTCCACAGATTGATCGCTCGAAGCCCGCGCACAAACAAAGCGATCCGACTCTCTACGCCGGGGTCGTGAAGGAAACCGACGGTGGGATTGTCGTCTCGGGCGCTCAGCAGCTGGCGACCGCCGGCGTCTTCTCCGACTATCTTTATCTGAGCTGCATTCATCCGTTGCAGCCGGGCGATGAGAATTATGCAATTGGCGTCGCTATTCCGATGAATGCGCCGGGCTTGAAACTTTATCCGCGACGGCCGTTCGCCATGCAGGCGGGCAACTCGTTCGATTACCCTTTGACGTCGCGTTTCGATGAAAGCGACTGTTTTGTCGTTCTCGACAACGTCACTGTCCCTTGGGAGGACGTCTTCATCTATCGCAATCCCGCTGTTTGCAGGGACCAATGGTGGAAGACGCCGTCGCATTCCTACGGCAACCTGCAGGCGCAAGCCCGATATGCGACGAAGCTCCGGTTCATGATGGGGCTCGCGAAGCGTATGAACGAGATGACCGGCAACGATGCCGTGCCGCCCGTTCAGGTTCAAATGGGTGAACTTGCGGCACTCGTGCAGATCGTCGAAACCGCGCTCGAAGCGCAAGAAACGTCAGCAACCATCGATGCCAACGGCGTGGTGTGGCCTTCCAAACCAGCACTCTATTCGGTGATGGCGCTTCAGTCGGAAATCAATCCTCGGATGATCGACATCGTTCGCGAGTTGACAGGCGCTGCGATGATCAGCTTGCCGTCGTCGGTCAAGGATATCGAAAGCGCGGTAACTGGGCCTGATGTTGAGCGATACATGCAGTCCGGAGTTTCCAACGCAAAGGAGCGCATCGCGCTTATGCGACTGGCTTGGGATTTTATTGGGTCGGAATTTGGGAACCGTCACCAGCAATATGAAAAATTTTACGGCGGTGCTTCGTTCCTGGTGAAGCAGAATATGTATCGCTCCTACGATTTTGCCCGTGCTGCGAGCCTCGTTGATAAGGCTCTCGCACTACCGGAGTGA